In Nonomuraea sp. NBC_00507, the following are encoded in one genomic region:
- a CDS encoding MarC family protein — protein sequence MGRTMSSSLFVQAFVTLLVIFDPLAAIPVFLTLTRLQSPSAQRRTARVSVLVAAGIVAVFAVAGNHLLDALGISLQALQIAGGALLALIAPDLLKADCARKRADAESGAVAFVPLGTPMLAGPGAIAATMLYVEQADSAPAVAAVVLALAAAIAVQLIAGALQFWMRWGVS from the coding sequence GTGGGGCGCACCATGTCTTCCAGCCTTTTCGTGCAGGCTTTCGTCACGTTGCTCGTCATCTTCGATCCGCTCGCCGCGATTCCGGTGTTCCTGACGCTGACGCGGCTCCAGAGCCCGTCGGCCCAACGGCGGACGGCCCGCGTCTCGGTGCTGGTGGCCGCGGGGATCGTGGCGGTCTTCGCCGTCGCCGGAAACCATCTGCTCGACGCCTTGGGCATCTCGCTCCAAGCCTTGCAGATCGCCGGCGGTGCGCTGCTGGCGCTGATCGCGCCCGACCTCCTCAAAGCGGATTGCGCGCGGAAACGCGCCGACGCTGAGAGCGGCGCGGTGGCGTTCGTCCCGCTCGGTACGCCGATGCTGGCCGGACCGGGTGCGATCGCAGCGACCATGCTCTACGTGGAGCAGGCCGACAGTGCTCCGGCCGTGGCGGCCGTCGTGCTGGCTCTGGCTGCGGCGATCGCTGTTCAGCTCATCGCTGGGGCGCTGCAGTTCTGGATGCGGTGGGGCGTGTCCTGA
- a CDS encoding F510_1955 family glycosylhydrolase: MRCVSRRLRTSAAGVALVAALAGCGQAAPEHDGQADPEPGVGHVHGLGLDLADGSLYVAGHHGLFKITSPTTIARVADRDQDHMGFTIAGPKTFLASGHPSAEDVSPERPPHLGLIKSTDAGVTWKVISADGSADFHSIQPAGDNLYAFDSQTSKVWRSFDGGATWTQGTEEKVIDLGAGAEQPSRIYATTPDGLKVSEDGGVNFTDVAKAPLLSHVDVLRGEVLVGAGADRKIHTSQDGGKSWSAVGELPGQAAAFTAVNRQRLLAAMEDGTVLDSKDGGKTFTTAFAPTG, from the coding sequence ATGAGGTGTGTGAGTCGGCGGCTGCGCACAAGCGCCGCAGGCGTGGCGCTTGTGGCGGCCCTGGCGGGCTGTGGTCAAGCGGCGCCGGAGCACGACGGGCAGGCCGACCCCGAACCGGGTGTGGGCCATGTCCACGGACTCGGCCTCGATCTCGCTGACGGCAGCCTTTACGTCGCGGGACACCACGGACTGTTCAAAATCACGTCTCCGACGACGATCGCCCGGGTCGCCGACCGCGACCAGGACCACATGGGCTTCACCATCGCCGGCCCGAAGACCTTCCTAGCCAGCGGGCACCCTTCCGCCGAGGACGTCTCGCCGGAACGCCCACCGCACCTCGGCCTTATCAAGTCGACGGACGCGGGTGTCACCTGGAAGGTGATCTCGGCGGACGGCTCCGCGGACTTCCACTCCATCCAGCCGGCCGGCGACAACCTGTACGCCTTCGACAGCCAGACCTCGAAGGTCTGGCGAAGCTTCGACGGCGGCGCCACCTGGACGCAGGGCACTGAGGAGAAGGTGATCGACCTCGGGGCCGGCGCCGAACAGCCCTCGCGCATCTACGCCACCACACCAGACGGGCTGAAGGTGAGCGAGGACGGCGGCGTGAACTTCACCGACGTGGCGAAGGCACCCCTGCTCAGCCATGTGGACGTGCTCCGCGGCGAGGTACTGGTTGGGGCCGGAGCCGACAGGAAGATCCACACCAGCCAGGACGGCGGCAAGAGCTGGTCGGCCGTCGGCGAGCTCCCTGGCCAGGCGGCCGCGTTCACGGCCGTGAACCGGCAGCGCCTGCTGGCCGCCATGGAGGACGGGACGGTCCTGGATTCCAAGGACGGCGGCAAGACCTTCACCACGGCTTTCGCCCCTACCGGCTGA
- a CDS encoding heavy metal translocating P-type ATPase, with the protein MSSLTDDRTNAVELSIGGMTCASCANRIERKLNKLDGVTATVNYATEKAKVTFPESVDAQQLIAEVEKVGYTAALPAPPQAESAEQEPEDELQPLRNRLITSIVLAVPVIAMAMIPPLQFTNWQWLSLTLAAPVVVYAGWPFHKAAWTNLRHGAATMDTLISIGTIAALGWSLWALFFGTAGTPGMTHPFAFTVERTDGSGNIYLEAAAGVTAFILAGRYFEARSKRRAGAALRALLELGAKEVELADGRRLPVEQLTVGDRFIVRPGEKIATDGVIEEGSSAVDASMLTGESVPVEVKPGDGVTGATVNAGGRLIVRATRVGADTQLAQMAKLVEDAQTGKAQVQRLADRISGIFVPIVIALALGTLGFWLGTGDGVGAAFTAAVAVLIIACPCALGLATPTALLVGTGRGAQLGILIKGPEVLESTRRIDTVVLDKTGTVTEGKMTLVDVHVAEGESEEEVLRLAGALEHASEHPIAQAVAKGAAARVGDLPSPEDFANVEGLGVQGIVDGHAVLVGRPRLLEEWSQHLTPDLERALHAAQAAGRTAVAVGWDGQARAVLVVADVVKPTSAEAIAQLRKLGLTPVLLTGDNEAVAKAVAAEVGIDEVIAEVLPADKVDVVKELQNEGKVVAMVGDGVNDAAALAQADLGLAMGTGTDAAIEASDLTLVRGDLRVAADAIRLSRRTLSTIKGNLFWAFAYNVAALPLAALGLLNPMIAGAAMAFSSVFVVSNSLRLRRFK; encoded by the coding sequence GGACCAACGCGGTCGAGCTCTCGATCGGCGGCATGACCTGCGCATCCTGCGCCAACCGCATCGAACGCAAGCTCAACAAGCTGGACGGCGTGACCGCGACGGTCAACTACGCGACGGAGAAGGCGAAGGTCACCTTCCCCGAGAGCGTCGATGCGCAGCAGCTGATCGCCGAGGTGGAGAAGGTCGGCTACACCGCCGCCCTGCCCGCCCCGCCCCAGGCGGAATCGGCCGAGCAGGAGCCGGAGGACGAGCTCCAGCCGCTGCGTAACCGCCTCATCACCTCCATTGTGCTGGCGGTGCCGGTGATCGCGATGGCGATGATCCCGCCGTTGCAGTTCACGAACTGGCAGTGGCTGTCACTGACCTTGGCGGCGCCGGTGGTGGTGTACGCGGGCTGGCCGTTCCACAAGGCCGCCTGGACCAACCTGCGGCACGGCGCCGCGACGATGGACACGCTGATCTCGATCGGCACCATCGCCGCTCTGGGCTGGTCGCTGTGGGCGCTGTTCTTCGGCACGGCAGGCACCCCCGGGATGACGCACCCGTTCGCGTTCACCGTCGAGCGCACCGACGGCTCCGGCAACATCTACCTGGAGGCCGCGGCGGGGGTGACGGCCTTCATCCTGGCCGGACGCTACTTCGAGGCCCGCTCCAAGCGGCGGGCCGGGGCCGCATTGCGGGCCCTGCTGGAACTGGGTGCCAAGGAGGTGGAGCTGGCCGACGGTCGGCGCCTGCCGGTCGAGCAGCTCACGGTGGGCGACCGGTTCATCGTCCGTCCCGGCGAGAAGATCGCCACCGACGGCGTGATCGAAGAGGGCAGCTCGGCGGTGGACGCCTCGATGCTGACCGGTGAGTCCGTGCCTGTCGAGGTCAAGCCTGGCGATGGGGTGACCGGTGCGACGGTGAACGCGGGCGGCCGACTGATCGTCCGCGCCACCCGCGTCGGCGCCGACACCCAGCTCGCCCAGATGGCCAAGCTGGTCGAGGACGCCCAGACCGGAAAGGCCCAGGTGCAGCGCCTGGCCGACCGCATCTCGGGCATCTTCGTGCCGATCGTGATCGCGCTGGCTCTCGGCACGCTCGGCTTCTGGCTCGGCACGGGCGACGGCGTGGGCGCGGCGTTCACCGCGGCGGTCGCGGTGCTGATCATCGCCTGCCCGTGCGCGCTCGGCCTGGCCACGCCGACCGCGTTGCTGGTCGGCACCGGCCGGGGTGCTCAGCTGGGCATTCTGATCAAGGGGCCGGAGGTGCTGGAGTCGACCCGCCGGATCGACACCGTGGTGCTGGACAAGACCGGCACAGTCACCGAGGGCAAGATGACCCTGGTTGACGTGCACGTGGCCGAAGGCGAGAGCGAGGAGGAGGTGCTGCGCCTGGCGGGCGCGCTGGAGCACGCCTCCGAGCACCCGATCGCCCAGGCGGTCGCCAAGGGCGCCGCCGCCCGCGTCGGCGATCTCCCTTCGCCGGAGGACTTCGCCAACGTCGAAGGGCTGGGCGTGCAGGGCATCGTCGACGGGCACGCCGTCCTGGTGGGCCGGCCCCGGCTACTGGAGGAGTGGTCGCAGCACCTCACTCCCGACCTGGAGCGGGCGCTGCACGCCGCCCAGGCCGCCGGCCGCACGGCGGTCGCGGTGGGCTGGGACGGTCAGGCGCGGGCGGTGCTCGTGGTGGCCGACGTGGTCAAGCCGACCAGCGCCGAGGCCATCGCACAGTTGCGGAAGCTGGGCCTGACCCCGGTCCTTCTGACCGGGGACAACGAGGCCGTGGCCAAGGCGGTGGCGGCCGAGGTTGGCATCGACGAGGTCATCGCCGAGGTGCTGCCCGCCGACAAGGTCGACGTCGTCAAGGAACTGCAGAACGAGGGCAAGGTCGTGGCCATGGTGGGCGACGGCGTCAACGACGCCGCCGCGCTGGCCCAGGCCGACCTGGGGCTGGCGATGGGCACCGGCACCGACGCCGCCATCGAGGCCTCCGACCTGACCCTGGTCAGAGGCGACCTGCGGGTGGCCGCCGACGCCATCCGGCTGTCGCGCAGGACGCTCAGCACGATCAAGGGCAACCTGTTCTGGGCGTTTGCCTACAACGTGGCCGCCCTACCACTGGCCGCTCTCGGCCTGCTCAACCCGATGATCGCAGGGGCCGCGATGGCGTTCTCCAGCGTCTTCGTGGTCAGCAACAGCCTGCGGCTCCGCCGCTTCAAGTAG
- a CDS encoding TetR/AcrR family transcriptional regulator gives MPRLWNETIEAHRRDVRDAILDRTSALVAEHGLRSVTMSQIAEQVGIGRATLYKYFPDVETILLAWHERQITAHLGQLARVRDQAGGPDTRLQAVLEAYAHITQRSRGHGDGALMAHLHRDKQVARAQRQLHDMIRDILAEGVRSGVFRDDVAPDELATYCLHAVSAAGELPSEAATHRLVKVILTGLLR, from the coding sequence ATGCCCAGGCTGTGGAATGAGACGATCGAGGCGCATCGCCGTGATGTACGTGATGCGATCCTCGACCGCACTTCGGCACTCGTGGCCGAGCACGGGCTGCGGTCGGTCACGATGTCCCAGATCGCGGAGCAGGTCGGGATCGGGCGCGCGACCCTCTACAAGTACTTCCCGGACGTCGAAACGATCCTGCTGGCCTGGCACGAGCGGCAGATCACCGCTCATCTCGGACAACTCGCTCGTGTCCGCGACCAGGCTGGCGGCCCTGACACGCGGCTGCAAGCCGTGCTGGAGGCGTACGCGCACATCACCCAGCGGTCCCGGGGGCACGGCGATGGTGCGCTCATGGCGCACCTGCACCGCGACAAGCAGGTTGCACGAGCACAGCGACAGCTCCACGACATGATCCGGGACATCTTGGCGGAGGGCGTGCGGAGCGGGGTGTTCCGCGATGACGTCGCGCCGGACGAGCTCGCAACCTACTGCCTCCACGCCGTATCGGCGGCCGGTGAACTGCCGTCCGAGGCCGCCACCCACCGACTCGTCAAGGTCATCCTGACTGGGTTGCTGAGGTAG